In Terriglobales bacterium, the genomic stretch AGACCTCTGCATCCACTCAAAGGAGAGCGCCATTTCGCTCTATTTGAAAAAATCGCCAATTGCCATACCAACCAAGGCTCGCTCGTAATCAGTTTCAGGTCAGCCATCTCGATCCGACCCATGCATCTCTTCGGTCGCAACCGCGATGATGATTACTACTTCAGAGTCCTCCGTGGGGAGGAGCGGGATGCTCAATCAATTGCTCGGTGTTCTACGTACACACCATCGCGATTTCCGAGCTGTCCCGCGTGCGAACCGAACTTCTTCACCTGCTCGTAATTCCATTGCTTGCGCCACATCCAGTACAAACGAATGGCTAATCTGCGCGCCATAGCTACCTTGGCGATCTTCCGCCCTCGCCGTAGCATCAGGTGGCAATACTTGCTGCGCCATTCTGGGATGCTACGGACCGTGACTTGGGCCGCTTCCACCAGCAAGAAGCGCAACATCGAGCTACCCTGCTTGGTGATATGGCCCAGGCGTCGCCGATTCCCACTCGACTCCTCTAAGGGACTGCGCAAAAATAACAATCCATTCATGAGCGGAACTAATACATTTTCCTGACATCGCAAGCTCTGGGAGGCTTCCTTCGGTCGGCCAAAAGCATCCGGTAAACACTGGCTCA encodes the following:
- a CDS encoding transposase, producing the protein SQCLPDAFGRPKEASQSLRCQENVLVPLMNGLLFLRSPLEESSGNRRRLGHITKQGSSMLRFLLVEAAQVTVRSIPEWRSKYCHLMLRRGRKIAKVAMARRLAIRLYWMWRKQWNYEQVKKFGSHAGQLGNRDGVYVEHRAID